One Streptomyces coeruleorubidus DNA segment encodes these proteins:
- a CDS encoding ABC transporter permease, translating to MSRAEVGRTVRPVSPLWTFGLLRSELTTTFRRWRTLALLAVLAGVPVLVGIAIKIETSDGSPPGGGGGGGPAFISQITNNGLFLVFTALAATLPFFLPMAIGVVAGDAIAGEGHAGTLRYLLVAPAGRGRLLLTKYATVVIFCLAATLVVAVSALTVGALLFPLGDLTTISGTRISFAEGLGRALLIALVVAASLIGVAALGLFVSTLTGSGIAAMATTVGLLITVQILDQIPQLHALQPYFFSHYWLSFADLMREPVYWDDLAKNLGLQALYAAVFGSAAWARFTTKDITA from the coding sequence ATGTCGCGGGCTGAAGTCGGTCGGACCGTACGGCCGGTGAGCCCGCTGTGGACCTTCGGGCTGCTGCGCAGCGAGCTCACCACCACCTTCCGGCGCTGGCGCACCCTCGCGCTGCTGGCCGTGCTGGCGGGCGTGCCCGTCCTGGTCGGCATCGCCATCAAGATCGAGACGAGCGACGGTTCGCCGCCCGGCGGTGGCGGCGGGGGAGGACCGGCCTTCATCTCGCAGATCACCAACAACGGCCTGTTCCTCGTCTTCACCGCGCTGGCCGCCACCCTCCCGTTCTTCCTGCCGATGGCCATCGGTGTCGTCGCGGGCGACGCGATCGCCGGCGAGGGACACGCCGGCACGCTCCGCTATCTGCTGGTCGCCCCGGCCGGCCGCGGCCGGCTGCTGCTCACCAAGTACGCGACCGTCGTCATCTTCTGCCTGGCCGCCACCCTTGTCGTGGCCGTCTCCGCGCTGACGGTCGGCGCGCTGCTGTTCCCGCTCGGCGATCTGACGACCATCTCCGGCACCCGGATCAGTTTCGCCGAAGGCCTGGGCAGAGCCCTGCTGATCGCCCTGGTCGTCGCCGCGTCACTGATCGGCGTCGCCGCGCTCGGGCTGTTCGTCTCGACGCTCACGGGCAGCGGCATCGCGGCGATGGCGACCACCGTCGGCCTGCTGATCACGGTCCAGATCCTCGACCAGATCCCGCAATTGCACGCCCTCCAGCCGTACTTCTTCTCGCACTACTGGCTGTCCTTCGCCGACCTCATGCGCGAGCCCGTCTACTGGGACGACCTGGCGAAGAACCTGGGCCTCCAGGCCCTGTACGCGGCGGTGTTCGGCTCGGCGGCCTGGGCCCGCTTCACGACGAAGGACATCACCGCCTAG
- a CDS encoding amidase has protein sequence MARSAGEIAAGVRAGELRAVDVVAAALERIERADPELCAFVEVWREEALRRAGEVDARLGRRAGNVPRKEEALPLAGVPIAVKGRHGLRAAGPLLAAGCVAVGATSVPGPGTPWQTWGLGARGRTVNPWRADRTPGGSSAGAAVAVAAGLVPLATGGDGAGSVRIPAAWCGVTGLKTTAGRLPSADRTGLAVPGVLARSASDAASWWRVVSKEPVPAGTPLPVTAVWSSDLGFAEPDPQPVALARAAVDRLVAAGVVRLVRPRVPLRLADPGPAWLALRTTGADPGEAHRVRAENDRRLAGLFAEAELLLTPTTPTAPHGHDGPGDRYSTSLTWAFNLSGHPALSLPAGFGGDGCPAGLQLVAPHGREVLLLGVAREAEVRIESWRAALTDEAGPGG, from the coding sequence GTGGCCCGGTCGGCCGGGGAGATCGCGGCGGGCGTACGGGCCGGTGAACTGCGCGCGGTCGACGTGGTCGCGGCGGCGCTGGAGCGGATCGAGCGGGCCGATCCGGAGCTGTGCGCGTTCGTCGAGGTGTGGCGCGAGGAGGCGTTGCGGCGGGCGGGCGAGGTGGACGCGCGACTCGGCCGGCGTGCCGGGAATGTCCCCCGAAAGGAGGAAGCGCTGCCGCTGGCCGGGGTGCCGATCGCCGTGAAGGGGCGGCACGGGCTGCGGGCGGCGGGGCCGCTGCTCGCGGCCGGGTGTGTCGCCGTGGGTGCGACCTCCGTGCCCGGGCCGGGGACGCCCTGGCAGACCTGGGGTCTCGGCGCCCGGGGCCGGACCGTCAACCCGTGGCGGGCGGACCGTACGCCGGGCGGTTCGTCGGCCGGGGCCGCGGTGGCGGTGGCGGCCGGGCTGGTGCCGCTGGCGACGGGTGGCGACGGGGCCGGGTCGGTGCGGATCCCGGCGGCGTGGTGCGGGGTGACCGGCCTGAAGACCACGGCCGGACGGCTGCCCTCCGCCGACCGCACGGGGCTCGCCGTCCCCGGCGTGCTCGCCCGCTCGGCATCGGACGCGGCGAGCTGGTGGCGGGTGGTGTCGAAGGAACCGGTGCCCGCCGGCACGCCTCTGCCCGTCACCGCCGTCTGGTCGTCCGACCTGGGCTTCGCCGAGCCCGACCCGCAGCCCGTCGCGCTCGCGCGGGCGGCGGTCGACCGGCTCGTGGCGGCGGGTGTCGTACGGCTCGTACGGCCGCGGGTGCCGTTACGGCTCGCGGACCCCGGGCCCGCCTGGCTCGCCCTGCGCACAACCGGCGCCGATCCGGGCGAGGCCCACCGCGTCCGGGCGGAGAACGACCGGCGGCTGGCCGGACTGTTCGCCGAAGCGGAGCTGTTGCTGACGCCGACCACGCCCACCGCACCGCACGGGCACGACGGCCCGGGCGACCGCTACTCCACCTCCCTCACCTGGGCGTTCAACCTCAGCGGACACCCGGCGCTGAGCCTCCCGGCGGGCTTCGGCGGTGACGGCTGCCCGGCCGGGCTGCAACTGGTGGCGCCGCACGGCCGGGAGGTGCTGCTGCTGGGCGTGGCGCGGGAGGCGGAGGTGCGCATCGAGAGCTGGCGGGCAGCCCTGACGGATGAGGCGGGCCCTGGCGGATGA